A single genomic interval of Microbacterium sp. LWO14-1.2 harbors:
- a CDS encoding DEAD/DEAH box helicase, whose translation MPKNKKPRGGRPAANFEPRYGAKKTSFHDRHAGGRDGARDTRGGRADAGERRPAAAGFDRRPGSRSPGHRGYRATDEGGAPKQRWSSQERAGRDEARSIRNRAESGRREAPHRRDDRERPRSDERRFDERPRFDDRAGGRRFDDRPRRDDRGSDRPRYDRDDRGGQRYDRDARPQRDDRPRYSDRDDRRTPRFDRDARPQRDDRGFGDRAGRGGDRPRYSDRGAERPRFDRDAGPQRDDRAASDRPARSYDADRARRAFDRDRTQRAIEGGRDERSRPSTGGAYRTERPRRDDRTGRDARPSRSDWNATPKAAFEPTEDVVHERLEAKAVQAVEVTDVTFADLGLGSNIVETLANMGAASPFPIQAASIPAVLEGRDVLARGRTGSGKTIAFGAPLVEKVLQSQAGKRREFGRSPRAIILAPTRELALQIDRTIQPIARSVGLFTTQIYGGVPQGRQVGALKKGVDIVIGTPGRVEDLINQGKLDLSDCRIAVLDEADHMCELGFVEPVQRILRHTADGSQKLLFSATLDREVAALVDEFLVDPAVYEVAGEDQESSTIEHRVLVIEHRDKADILTSLVDREGKTLVFARTRAYAEMLAEQFDDAGIPAVSLHGDLNQGKRTRNLERLTSGRVNVLVATDVAARGIHVDDIDLVVQADAPDEYKTYLHRSGRTGRAGRSGRVVTLITRQRQRRMSELLDRAEIEAPFENARVDDDLIEEIAGRMPSAADLTS comes from the coding sequence ATGCCCAAGAACAAGAAGCCCCGCGGCGGACGCCCCGCTGCCAACTTCGAGCCGCGCTACGGCGCCAAGAAGACCTCGTTCCACGACCGTCACGCCGGCGGCCGCGACGGAGCCCGCGACACCCGCGGCGGACGTGCGGATGCCGGGGAGCGGCGTCCTGCGGCGGCCGGCTTCGACCGCCGTCCCGGTAGCCGCAGCCCCGGCCACCGCGGTTACCGTGCGACCGACGAGGGTGGTGCTCCCAAGCAGCGCTGGTCCTCGCAGGAGCGCGCAGGCCGCGACGAGGCCCGCAGCATCCGCAACCGCGCCGAGTCCGGACGCCGCGAGGCGCCGCATCGTCGTGACGACCGCGAGCGCCCCCGTTCCGACGAGCGCCGTTTCGACGAGCGCCCCCGGTTCGACGACCGCGCCGGTGGGCGTCGCTTCGACGACCGTCCGCGTCGGGACGACCGCGGTTCCGACCGTCCCCGTTACGACCGCGACGACCGCGGCGGGCAGCGTTACGACCGCGACGCGCGTCCGCAGCGTGACGACCGCCCCCGGTACAGCGATCGCGATGATCGTCGCACGCCGCGTTTCGACCGCGATGCGCGTCCGCAGCGCGACGACCGTGGGTTCGGCGACCGCGCCGGCCGTGGCGGCGACCGCCCCCGGTACAGCGACCGCGGCGCCGAGCGTCCGCGTTTCGACCGCGATGCGGGTCCGCAGCGCGACGACCGCGCAGCATCCGACCGTCCCGCACGGTCCTACGACGCCGACCGTGCCCGTCGCGCCTTCGACCGCGACCGCACTCAGCGTGCGATCGAGGGCGGCCGCGACGAGCGTTCGCGTCCGTCGACCGGCGGCGCGTACCGCACCGAGCGTCCTCGTCGCGACGACCGCACCGGCCGCGACGCGCGTCCGAGCCGCAGCGACTGGAACGCCACCCCCAAGGCCGCTTTCGAGCCGACCGAGGACGTCGTGCATGAGCGCCTCGAGGCCAAGGCCGTGCAGGCGGTCGAGGTGACCGATGTGACGTTCGCCGATCTCGGACTCGGATCGAACATCGTCGAGACGCTTGCCAACATGGGGGCGGCCAGCCCGTTCCCGATCCAGGCGGCCAGCATCCCGGCCGTGCTCGAAGGACGCGACGTGCTCGCCCGCGGCCGCACCGGCTCGGGCAAGACCATCGCGTTCGGCGCTCCGCTCGTCGAGAAGGTGCTGCAGTCGCAGGCCGGCAAGCGCCGTGAGTTCGGACGGTCGCCGCGCGCGATCATCCTCGCCCCGACGCGTGAGCTCGCCCTGCAGATCGACCGCACGATCCAGCCCATCGCCCGCAGCGTGGGGCTCTTCACGACGCAGATCTACGGCGGTGTGCCGCAGGGTCGCCAGGTGGGTGCCCTGAAGAAGGGCGTCGACATCGTCATCGGCACGCCTGGACGCGTCGAGGACCTCATCAACCAGGGCAAGCTCGACCTCTCCGACTGCCGCATCGCGGTGCTCGACGAGGCCGACCACATGTGCGAGCTCGGCTTCGTCGAGCCCGTGCAGCGCATCCTGCGTCACACGGCCGACGGCAGCCAGAAGCTCCTGTTCTCGGCGACGCTCGACCGCGAGGTCGCCGCGCTCGTCGACGAGTTCCTCGTCGACCCCGCCGTGTACGAGGTCGCCGGCGAGGACCAGGAGTCCAGCACGATCGAGCACCGCGTGCTCGTGATCGAGCACCGCGACAAGGCCGACATCCTCACCTCGCTCGTCGACCGCGAGGGCAAGACCCTCGTGTTCGCCCGCACGCGCGCCTACGCCGAGATGCTCGCCGAGCAGTTCGACGACGCCGGCATCCCGGCGGTCTCGCTGCACGGCGACCTGAACCAGGGCAAGCGCACGCGCAACCTCGAGCGCCTCACCTCGGGTCGCGTGAACGTGCTCGTCGCGACGGACGTCGCCGCCCGCGGCATCCACGTCGACGACATCGACCTGGTCGTGCAGGCCGACGCGCCGGACGAGTACAAGACGTACCTGCACCGCTCGGGCCGCACCGGCCGCGCCGGTCGCTCGGGCCGCGTCGTCACGCTCATCACCCGTCAGCGTCAACGCCGCATGAGCGAGCTCCTGGACCGCGCCGAGATCGAGGCGCCGTTCGAGAACGCGCGCGTCGACGACGACCTGATCGAGGAGATCGCCGGACGGATGCCGTCGGCCGCCGACCTCACCAGCTGA
- a CDS encoding aldose 1-epimerase family protein, giving the protein MSTASPTGTQVHLQLGEVSAQIAQVGASLRSLRIGSVDLIAPYPLDAPTPSCSGVVLVPWPNRVRDGRWDDEGTDRQLAITEPKFGNASHGLLRFTAYEVTEGASSATLRTSVVPQTGYPYLLETSVTYTLRVDGIDVEHVITNQSATPAPVAVGSHPFLTIGDVAEEDLVLRVSARTAIETDERMLPVGTSPIDAAVREGVRLGDVSLDTGFIDLERDADGLARHSLTAPDGRRLTLWQGEGYEVVQVFTTDKYPGRPLAVAMEPMTAPADAFNSGTGLRRLAPGETWTLHWGITLD; this is encoded by the coding sequence ATGAGCACCGCATCCCCCACCGGCACCCAGGTCCATCTCCAGCTCGGCGAGGTGTCCGCGCAGATCGCGCAGGTGGGCGCCTCGCTGCGCTCGTTGCGCATCGGATCGGTCGATCTGATCGCCCCGTACCCGCTCGACGCGCCGACGCCGTCGTGCTCGGGCGTCGTGCTCGTGCCCTGGCCGAACCGCGTGCGCGACGGTCGGTGGGACGACGAGGGCACAGACCGGCAGCTGGCGATCACCGAGCCGAAGTTCGGCAACGCCAGCCACGGCCTGCTGAGGTTCACGGCCTACGAGGTCACGGAGGGCGCGTCGTCGGCGACCCTGCGCACGTCGGTGGTGCCGCAGACCGGCTACCCGTACCTGCTCGAGACGAGCGTGACCTACACGCTGCGCGTGGACGGCATCGACGTCGAGCACGTCATCACGAACCAGTCGGCGACGCCGGCACCTGTGGCCGTCGGTTCGCACCCGTTCCTCACGATCGGCGACGTCGCCGAGGAGGACCTCGTGCTGCGCGTCTCGGCACGCACGGCGATCGAGACCGACGAGCGGATGCTGCCGGTCGGCACGAGCCCGATCGACGCGGCCGTGCGGGAGGGCGTGCGCCTCGGCGACGTCTCGCTCGACACGGGATTCATCGACCTCGAGCGGGATGCCGACGGCCTCGCGCGCCACTCGCTCACCGCACCGGACGGCCGCCGTCTGACGCTCTGGCAGGGCGAGGGTTACGAGGTCGTGCAGGTCTTCACGACCGACAAGTACCCCGGGCGCCCGCTCGCCGTCGCGATGGAGCCGATGACGGCGCCGGCCGATGCGTTCAACAGCGGAACCGGACTGCGGCGCCTCGCCCCCGGCGAGACCTGGACCCTGCACTGGGGCATCACGCTCGACTGA